ATCACCGAAGATACCATGACTCAACGGACGGTCCATCGTCTTGCCCAGACAGTGCCCATAGTTGCCTTTGATACTCAACTCGGCAGCCTTCATATTATAGTCCCTGGTCTTGAGAATGAAAGAAATCTCATCGAGCGGAGCTGTTGTTGCAAACTCGTAAACCATCGGGAAATTGAGCTGGATATCATCATCAGCCTCATCGCCCACAGTACCGCCACGCTTATCGAGCACCACCTCGCCATTACGCTCAACATACACAAAATGGGTATGTGAACCGGAGATAATTGCCGTAGCCTGGTCTTCACCGGCATGACAGATGATTTCGATATAGAGTTTATCTACATCCCCCTGCTTCAGTTTGATGTTGATATCCGCATCCTTGATATATTGTTTGCCCTGCTCCAGACTGTCGGGAGTGAGGTCTTTCAACACTTCCAGCTGATATTCAGGTTTTCCGATGAGCGCACCCAGCGATACGGCGATAGGCAAACCGATCATACCCGTGCCAGGAATGCCGACACCCATCGCATTCTTGAGCATATTAGGACTCAGAAGAACTTCGATACGTTCAGGGCGCTTGCCCAATGTAGTAGCAGCCTTGGCTGTACATAGTGCCACAGCCATCGGTTCGGTACAGCCGATGGCAGGAACCACCTCTTTATTAACGAGCGCAATGATGCGCTCACGCTTACTTTTCTCTAACATAATCTATATAGCTTTTATATAAATAACGTTCTTACCATTATTTCGGGTACAAAAATACAAAAAATAAACCGTATTTCACGATATTATCGAAAAAATACGGTTTATCTTTATATAAATGGAGCACTTTAGCCAAACTTTTCGTCTAAATATCTTATTTCGAGAATAGTTCAGCCAACTTTGCAGCCAATTCCGTACCACGGACATTCTCAGCAATACACTTACCTGTAGTACCATCTACCAGGAAGATGGCAGGAATGAACTTTACCTTATAAGAATCAGCTATACCGGCACGGTCAAGTCCGTTAGGCCAAGAAAGTTTCTCCTCAGCAAGCGCTTTCTTCCAAGCAGTTTCATTCTTATCGATAGAAACACTTACTATTTCCAGTCCCTTTCCTTTATACAGTTCATAAAGTTTTTTGAGGTTAGGAATTTCCTTGCGGCAAGGTCCACACCATGAAGCCCAGAAATCAACCAGATAATACTTCTTTCCCTTTACACAAGAAGCCATGCTCACCTTAGAACCATCAACTTGCTGGAGTTCGAACTGAGGCAAAGTCTCACCTGCAAGTCCCTGTGGATTAATCTGCTCGTTGAGCAACTTTCCATAGAAGCTATTCTTAGCAGTTTCTGAGAACGAATTCCATTCCTTGGAGTTTTCCTTGGTGAAATAGTTCAAGGTACAAAGCATGGCGAAAGGTCCCCACCAGGAATCCTTGTTGTCTGAATACAACTTTCCATAAGAAGACTCCACCGTATCAAAGAAATTCTTCTGTTCGGTAGCCATCTCTTTTCCCTCGTCACTATCTTCCAAAGCTTTCATCTTAGCTTTATCCTTTGCCTGGTAAGCCTTGCTCTGTTCTGCAATCAATTTTTTATGCTTATCTTTTATATCCTTATACATCTTATCAAGCATATCCCTCACTGATCCGATTTTTGTCTGATATTCTTCGTTCATAGCACTGCCGGAAATCTTGACATTGCTGGCATTAAAACCAGTGTTCCCCCCATCATTGATGGGTTTGGCATCGAGAGACACCTGCACTTTTTCGCCACCTTTGGTCATCAGACTAAAAGTGAAAACACCATTTCTTGGACCGACACCGATAAAACGAGCCTCTGTAACAGGGATGGTTAAAGTAAGTTTTCCACCCTTTACCACACCTTTAGCGAGAGGTTTCTCGTTGCGATGAGTAGCAGCCAGGACAGCTTCCATTTCCGTACCATCAGGCACACCATTCAAGATTGCATCAATGATACACTCGTCTGCATTCTGAGCATGAGCACTCATCACAGAGATGAGCGCCAATGCCAATGAGAAAATTGTTTTTTTAAACATCATATTTGTACAATTATTAGAAAGATTTATTTTAACGCTCATTACTTCTCCACATTCTGTACGAAACTTCCGTTGCCAGGATTATCAATGGCTCCCTTAGGGAATGGGAAGGTCCAGAGATGAGAGGATGGAGCAAGACTTATCTGCTTGCCATCTATCTCTTTTGTCAGCGTGCGGGCATAGGTACCTTCAGCATTGAAGCGACGAGCATCGCCAAACGGCACGATAGAGAAGATAAGTTGATTATCCTTAGCTTGACGTATATACCGGATAGCTTCTGCCACAGAGGACGCCGATAGTGGCTGATATTTCTCTGGAAGGATATATGTCTTACGCACCTCATTGAGCACATCCATAGCATCTGTCAACTGATTCTTACGAGCCAAGCATTCAGCCTTGATAAGATACTGCTCCACGGTTCTCATACCAGCAAGATTGATATAGCCATTGGTCAACCCCTGATAATAAGTTTCTGCACCCATCGTTCTTAGTTTCCAATTGCTCAAGAAATAAGCATCTCCCTCTTCGAATCCGGCAGCACGATTTACCGGTATCTTGAATATCGCAGATGCATAGTTGGAACTATTATCGGCATAATTGAAATTATAACAGTCCTGGCTATCAAATCCCAATGGCGTTTTCAAAGAAGGATAAACACCCTCTTGGCCTATCACACCCTTATTATCATTATAGAATCCAACCCAATCAACCAACTTATCATTAATGGCAAGAGCCTTATCAGCAAACTCCAACGCCTTTTCATAGTTCATCATCTGAAGATAGGTACGTGCCAACATAGCATAGGCAGCTCCCTTGCCCGGATGGAGGAGCGTGGTACCCATATCTGGAAGATCAGCTACCGACGTGTTCAAATCATTCAAAATGAATTCATAGATTTCCTGAATGGTGGCCTGATGATATGGAGCATTCTGAAGACTGCTCGTAATCAGAGGTACACTCAACTTACTGGCAGCATTTGAAGGCTCGTAGGTATCAGCATAATAATTAGCGAGATTGAAATAGTTCATCGCACGCAACACTCTGGCATATGCCATCACCTCAGCCTTTTCTTTCTCAGTACCTTCTGTTGTATTAGGCACATCTTCCAATATCAGATTGCAGGTATTGATAGTGCCATAAGCCACATAATAAGTACTCTCATCTGCAGAGTTCCAATAGGCACGATCGGTTTCCTCCTCCCAATTGTAGTTAGCCTTATACATCGGATAATAACTGGCATACGAATTGGTGAGATATTCATCATTAAGCAAATAGCACGTTTGCAAAACCGGCATGCGATGAGTACCATACTCGTAACGGAGAAAAGCCTCATAGTCGGCGAGCGACTTAGGGATGCGTTTGCCCTTTGGTTCTATATTGAGATAGTTATCGCAAGAGGCAAGTCCCATAACCATGCCCAGCAACAACACCATATATACTAATTTCTGTTTCATTTTCTTCATTATTTAAAAGTTGAGATAAATGCCTAACACATAGTTGGTGGCATTATAACCACCCAGCTGGTACTTAGCCTGTTTGGTCTTTGCCCAGAAGAACGGATTCTCCACATTAGCCTGAACACGGGCACTCTGCATATAGAGCGAACGGCACAGCGACTTTGGCAAATGATAAGCCAGAGAAATGTTGTTCAGACGAATATAACTGGCATCAAGGATATTGATATCAGAATAAAAATAAGTACTATACAAAGAAGATGCAGACAAACCACTTTCGGCAAAAACAGCCTTTGGCACATTGGTATAAGCCTCATCACCTGGTTTCTGCCAACGATTAGCAAGTCCGGCACTAGCTCCCGCAATATTGGAGATATATCCTACGCTGGAATAACTGCAAGTGAGGAAAGCAGGATTGGCATTGCGCATCTTATGACCACCCGCAAAAAGGAACTGCATACTGAAATCGAAATCCTTGTAGCTGATACTGGTTCCGAAAGATCCACTATACTTAGGAGTGGTAGTACCCATGTAAGAGATGGCATCCAATGTCGTTGGCTGATTAGTTACTTTCTCACCATTCTCGTTATACACCTGTGGCAATCCTTCTTCACTCAATCCAGCCCACTTATAGCCATAGATTGCATTATATTCGTTGCCGATAATAGGATAAGCCGAAGGGTAATCCAACTGAAGAATATAAACCGGCGCCTTTACATTTACATAAGTCACCTCATTCTTATTATAAGCATAAGTCATATTGGCTCTCCATGAGAAATCCCTGGTACGCAGAACCTCACCA
This Segatella copri DSM 18205 DNA region includes the following protein-coding sequences:
- a CDS encoding RagB/SusD family nutrient uptake outer membrane protein — protein: MKKMKQKLVYMVLLLGMVMGLASCDNYLNIEPKGKRIPKSLADYEAFLRYEYGTHRMPVLQTCYLLNDEYLTNSYASYYPMYKANYNWEEETDRAYWNSADESTYYVAYGTINTCNLILEDVPNTTEGTEKEKAEVMAYARVLRAMNYFNLANYYADTYEPSNAASKLSVPLITSSLQNAPYHQATIQEIYEFILNDLNTSVADLPDMGTTLLHPGKGAAYAMLARTYLQMMNYEKALEFADKALAINDKLVDWVGFYNDNKGVIGQEGVYPSLKTPLGFDSQDCYNFNYADNSSNYASAIFKIPVNRAAGFEEGDAYFLSNWKLRTMGAETYYQGLTNGYINLAGMRTVEQYLIKAECLARKNQLTDAMDVLNEVRKTYILPEKYQPLSASSVAEAIRYIRQAKDNQLIFSIVPFGDARRFNAEGTYARTLTKEIDGKQISLAPSSHLWTFPFPKGAIDNPGNGSFVQNVEK
- a CDS encoding TlpA family protein disulfide reductase; the encoded protein is MMFKKTIFSLALALISVMSAHAQNADECIIDAILNGVPDGTEMEAVLAATHRNEKPLAKGVVKGGKLTLTIPVTEARFIGVGPRNGVFTFSLMTKGGEKVQVSLDAKPINDGGNTGFNASNVKISGSAMNEEYQTKIGSVRDMLDKMYKDIKDKHKKLIAEQSKAYQAKDKAKMKALEDSDEGKEMATEQKNFFDTVESSYGKLYSDNKDSWWGPFAMLCTLNYFTKENSKEWNSFSETAKNSFYGKLLNEQINPQGLAGETLPQFELQQVDGSKVSMASCVKGKKYYLVDFWASWCGPCRKEIPNLKKLYELYKGKGLEIVSVSIDKNETAWKKALAEEKLSWPNGLDRAGIADSYKVKFIPAIFLVDGTTGKCIAENVRGTELAAKLAELFSK
- a CDS encoding L-cysteine desulfidase family protein, which produces MLEKSKRERIIALVNKEVVPAIGCTEPMAVALCTAKAATTLGKRPERIEVLLSPNMLKNAMGVGIPGTGMIGLPIAVSLGALIGKPEYQLEVLKDLTPDSLEQGKQYIKDADINIKLKQGDVDKLYIEIICHAGEDQATAIISGSHTHFVYVERNGEVVLDKRGGTVGDEADDDIQLNFPMVYEFATTAPLDEISFILKTRDYNMKAAELSIKGNYGHCLGKTMDRPLSHGIFGDNIFSHIISSTASACDARMGGAMIPVMSNSGSGNQGICATNPVVVYALENENTEEEIIRALMLSHLTAIYIKQSLGKLSALCGCVVASTGSSCGITYLMGGDYTRICNSVKNMIANLTGMICDGAKPSCALKISSGVSTALLSALLSMEGKCVTSAEGIVDDDVDKCIHNLTSIGADAMRATDDMVLDIMTHK